In Saccharicrinis fermentans DSM 9555 = JCM 21142, a genomic segment contains:
- a CDS encoding GldG family protein — protein MFKKSQLKYYILLVIGIIVLINMLASRFFFRLDFTEDQRYTLSETTKDIMEGITEPVTVTAYFSEGLQPQFDQLRNDFKDILAEYASLSNRQVVYEFVNPNEDQQLEQKAVEAGIQTVMIEAREKDQSTTKKAYMGAVIQIGEASETIPFIQPGAQMEYALTTAIKKMTVPEKAAVGFISGHGEAHLSEMMQVTQGLDVLYVPEEVELSDSVNLSKYKTIAWINPQDTIPEEHLAIVDAFLAQGGNLFVALNKVDAQLNQGMGFSKYTALGKWLEGKGIKVEDNFVMDVNCGSVTVQQRQGIFTVNRPINFPYLPILSNFAEHPITSGLGSMVLQFASSLSFSGDSTMNYTPLVFTSDKSTTQATPVYFNIQKQWEESDFPMSKLAVAAMVESDNSKIVVISDGDMAINGSGDEIRQVQPDNANFVVNAIDFMSDDTGLIQLRSKQVKMRPLDQIDDADKQILKWVNFALPIMIILGIGIYRNQKRKLIRLKRKGESYV, from the coding sequence ATGTTTAAAAAGAGTCAACTAAAATATTACATACTGCTGGTGATTGGAATCATTGTGTTAATCAATATGCTGGCCAGCAGATTCTTTTTTCGCTTGGATTTCACCGAGGATCAGCGCTATACATTAAGTGAAACCACGAAGGATATCATGGAAGGAATCACAGAGCCGGTTACTGTTACGGCTTATTTTTCTGAAGGATTACAACCACAATTTGATCAATTGAGAAATGATTTTAAAGACATACTGGCTGAATATGCTTCTCTTTCGAATCGACAAGTAGTATATGAATTTGTGAATCCAAATGAAGATCAACAATTGGAACAAAAAGCTGTAGAAGCAGGAATACAGACCGTAATGATTGAAGCTCGAGAAAAGGATCAATCGACCACCAAGAAAGCATATATGGGAGCAGTGATTCAAATTGGTGAGGCCTCTGAGACGATTCCTTTTATTCAGCCTGGTGCTCAGATGGAGTATGCCTTAACTACTGCTATAAAAAAAATGACAGTTCCGGAGAAAGCTGCTGTTGGTTTTATTAGTGGACATGGAGAGGCTCACTTGTCGGAAATGATGCAAGTGACTCAGGGCTTAGATGTTCTTTATGTTCCTGAAGAAGTAGAACTTTCTGATAGTGTTAATCTAAGTAAATATAAAACCATTGCATGGATTAATCCTCAGGATACTATACCCGAGGAACATCTGGCTATTGTAGATGCCTTTTTGGCACAAGGAGGCAATCTTTTTGTGGCATTAAACAAAGTGGATGCCCAACTCAATCAAGGTATGGGTTTCTCTAAATATACCGCATTAGGTAAGTGGTTGGAAGGGAAAGGTATTAAGGTGGAAGATAACTTTGTGATGGATGTTAATTGTGGCTCTGTAACAGTGCAGCAGCGTCAGGGCATATTTACTGTTAACCGTCCTATCAATTTTCCTTATCTGCCTATACTCTCTAATTTTGCCGAGCATCCCATTACCAGTGGCTTAGGCTCTATGGTTTTACAGTTTGCCAGTAGCTTAAGTTTTTCGGGAGATAGTACAATGAATTATACCCCTTTGGTGTTTACCTCCGATAAATCTACGACACAAGCTACTCCAGTGTATTTTAATATTCAAAAACAATGGGAAGAAAGTGATTTTCCAATGTCAAAATTAGCGGTTGCTGCTATGGTAGAATCGGATAATAGCAAAATAGTGGTGATTTCAGATGGAGATATGGCCATTAATGGTTCTGGTGATGAAATACGTCAGGTGCAACCTGATAATGCCAATTTTGTGGTGAATGCCATCGATTTTATGAGTGATGATACCGGTTTAATTCAATTGCGTTCTAAGCAGGTAAAAATGCGCCCGCTCGATCAAATAGATGATGCTGATAAGCAAATATTGAAATGGGTCAATTTTGCCCTCCCTATAATGATCATCCTGGGCATAGGAATATATAGAAACCAAAAACGAAAATTGATTCGATTAAAAAGAAAGGGGGAAAGCTATGTTTAG